The Helicobacter mustelae genome has a segment encoding these proteins:
- a CDS encoding hydrogenase small subunit: MEVLAQRLQQQIEKIQDHGEIFHKEVNRGFVEAFMKAFKLPANFLDPITKFLSLKKPTSIIWLSLSECTGCTESFLRNEIPGIDSLLLEQISLDYHEVLMGGAGFEARKNLQNLDKGKYILVVEGSVCIKEPFFATFGIEGVSGAEELRHLAENALMVFGVGTCASFGGVQAANPNPTNTQSIHELISRQVVNIPGCPPSDINIVYSLMYGILFGEAPSMDSLNRPLWAYGKTVHEACERKAKFESGDFVQSFDEESMKMGYCLYKVGCKGPYAYNNCPKVKFNSKTSWPIQAGHGCIACSEPNFWDDFGVFETPMLKDHRSFASKEWITKEESCQNLQDFRTSIEEDCIGIFLDSQNTQILWKGQNILEGNLEVNPRVFLQTLANKSKLTARLVENYKNYFSALYQKNMQESEESLISKNIADVLKLMHFLLSLEREKNFHHYALDEAMSFAFKKISDMDFGVKIAGDKILIDANKGMRLVLCYALGGLEYDGIAYGMMASLCRALREGVGKFMESQERSFSVLVGGDLVQNSLVKRWILRDE; the protein is encoded by the coding sequence ATGGAAGTTTTGGCACAAAGATTGCAACAACAAATTGAAAAAATACAAGATCATGGGGAAATCTTCCATAAAGAAGTGAACAGGGGCTTTGTGGAAGCTTTTATGAAGGCTTTTAAGCTACCTGCGAACTTTTTAGATCCCATTACTAAATTTTTGTCTCTCAAAAAACCAACAAGCATTATATGGCTTAGCCTTTCAGAATGCACGGGTTGCACAGAGAGTTTTTTACGCAATGAAATCCCTGGTATTGATTCCTTGCTTTTGGAGCAGATTAGCCTAGATTATCATGAGGTTTTAATGGGAGGGGCGGGTTTTGAGGCAAGAAAAAATCTGCAAAATCTTGATAAGGGGAAATATATCTTGGTGGTGGAGGGGAGTGTGTGTATAAAAGAGCCTTTTTTTGCGACATTTGGCATAGAGGGAGTGAGTGGCGCAGAAGAGCTTAGGCATTTGGCAGAAAATGCATTGATGGTTTTTGGTGTAGGGACTTGTGCGAGTTTTGGAGGTGTGCAAGCAGCAAATCCCAATCCCACAAATACACAAAGCATTCATGAACTAATTTCTAGACAAGTAGTAAACATCCCTGGGTGTCCGCCCAGTGATATTAATATTGTTTATTCTCTGATGTATGGGATTTTATTTGGTGAAGCACCCAGCATGGATTCTCTCAATCGTCCCCTGTGGGCATATGGCAAAACCGTGCATGAAGCTTGCGAGCGCAAGGCAAAATTTGAATCAGGGGATTTTGTCCAGAGCTTTGATGAGGAAAGTATGAAGATGGGTTATTGCCTTTATAAAGTTGGATGCAAGGGGCCCTATGCCTATAATAATTGCCCGAAAGTGAAATTCAATAGCAAAACAAGCTGGCCCATCCAAGCAGGGCATGGCTGCATCGCCTGCAGTGAGCCTAATTTTTGGGATGACTTTGGTGTATTTGAGACCCCGATGCTAAAAGACCACCGCTCTTTTGCTAGCAAAGAATGGATTACAAAAGAAGAGTCCTGCCAAAATCTGCAAGATTTTCGCACTAGCATTGAGGAGGATTGTATCGGGATTTTTTTGGATTCGCAAAATACCCAAATCCTATGGAAGGGGCAGAATATCTTGGAGGGAAACTTGGAGGTAAATCCTAGGGTATTTTTGCAGACACTCGCTAATAAAAGCAAGCTAACCGCAAGGTTGGTGGAGAATTATAAGAACTATTTTTCTGCCCTGTATCAAAAAAACATGCAAGAATCTGAAGAGAGCTTGATTTCTAAGAATATCGCTGATGTGCTCAAGCTTATGCATTTTTTACTTAGTTTAGAGAGGGAGAAGAATTTCCATCATTATGCCCTAGATGAGGCGATGAGCTTTGCATTTAAAAAAATTAGTGATATGGATTTTGGCGTAAAAATCGCGGGAGATAAAATCCTCATTGATGCCAATAAGGGCATGCGTTTGGTACTCTGCTATGCATTAGGGGGACTAGAATATGATGGAATTGCTTATGGAATGATGGCAAGCTTATGCAGGGCATTGCGTGAGGGCGTAGGGAAATTTATGGAATCTCAAGAGAGGAGTTTCTCTGTGCTTGTGGGTGGAGATTTGGTCCAAAATTCCTTAGTGAAGCGATGGATTTTGAGGGATGAATAA
- a CDS encoding peptide MFS transporter, translated as MSDRYFLGQPKPLFSLSWVELWERFSFYGIRPLLILFMIATIQNGGLAFDRADAAAIVGIFAGFIYLVALPGGWLADCWLGQKNAILFGALIMSLGHLFIGLSVFWHFMFFLGLVFIVLGSGLFKTCASVMVGMLYKDGDARRDSGFIIFYMGINLGAFVAPLLCGLVQKQYGWHWGFGIGGLGMLISLIIFYFKAIPDFNDFDRKFGLDKSWSSPNTKVKNIGLYVGIALALLFAFIFACGVGWVKINPVWVAKNMVFLISACAILYFIYLYFFNTHIQKHEKKNLIVFVVCFVAAVFFWSNLEQSPTSFNLFAADFTNRMVFGWEIPITWFQSLNPLFIIIFAPIISMIWIFLANKGWEIHSLSKFTLGMIGAGIGFGVMFFAARLVISAGMVSPWWLVVGIWFMTMGELCLSPVGLSIMTQIAPKAIKGQVMGLWFVASSLGNVVAGLIGGGVKVDKIEALPDLFAQCAYMLFGIALLLFLIKGPIIRMLKNS; from the coding sequence GTGTCAGATCGATATTTTTTGGGGCAGCCAAAGCCCCTTTTTAGTTTGTCATGGGTGGAGCTTTGGGAGAGGTTTTCTTTTTATGGTATTCGCCCTTTGTTGATTTTGTTTATGATTGCCACGATTCAAAATGGCGGGCTTGCATTTGATAGGGCAGATGCTGCTGCGATTGTGGGGATCTTTGCGGGATTCATCTATTTGGTGGCGCTGCCTGGAGGATGGTTGGCAGATTGTTGGCTGGGTCAAAAAAATGCAATTTTATTTGGTGCTCTAATCATGTCTCTTGGGCATCTATTCATCGGGTTATCAGTCTTTTGGCATTTTATGTTTTTCTTGGGACTTGTATTCATTGTGCTGGGATCTGGACTTTTTAAGACCTGTGCATCGGTTATGGTGGGCATGCTCTATAAAGATGGGGATGCTAGAAGAGATTCAGGATTTATTATTTTTTATATGGGGATTAATTTGGGTGCATTTGTCGCTCCTTTGCTCTGTGGTCTTGTGCAAAAGCAATATGGCTGGCACTGGGGTTTTGGGATTGGCGGGCTTGGAATGTTGATTTCTTTGATTATTTTTTATTTCAAGGCGATCCCAGATTTTAATGATTTTGATAGAAAATTTGGCCTAGATAAAAGTTGGTCAAGTCCAAATACCAAGGTCAAAAACATAGGCCTTTATGTGGGTATTGCACTTGCGCTTTTATTCGCATTTATTTTTGCCTGTGGTGTGGGTTGGGTCAAAATTAATCCTGTTTGGGTTGCCAAGAACATGGTTTTTTTGATTAGTGCCTGCGCCATTTTATATTTTATCTATTTGTATTTTTTCAATACCCACATCCAAAAGCATGAGAAAAAAAATCTCATTGTTTTTGTTGTTTGTTTTGTGGCTGCAGTCTTTTTCTGGTCAAACCTGGAGCAGAGCCCCACATCCTTCAATCTCTTTGCTGCAGATTTCACTAATCGCATGGTTTTTGGTTGGGAGATTCCTATAACTTGGTTCCAATCCCTAAACCCACTTTTTATTATCATCTTTGCTCCCATAATCAGCATGATCTGGATTTTTTTGGCAAACAAAGGATGGGAGATCCATAGCCTTAGCAAATTCACTCTAGGCATGATTGGGGCAGGGATTGGTTTTGGCGTAATGTTTTTTGCCGCAAGGCTTGTCATTTCTGCGGGCATGGTTTCTCCTTGGTGGCTTGTGGTGGGTATTTGGTTTATGACCATGGGAGAGCTTTGCCTAAGTCCTGTAGGGCTTTCTATCATGACACAGATTGCACCAAAGGCAATCAAAGGACAGGTCATGGGTCTTTGGTTTGTCGCATCATCTTTGGGAAATGTAGTTGCTGGGCTTATTGGAGGTGGTGTGAAGGTGGATAAAATTGAGGCATTGCCTGATCTTTTTGCTCAATGCGCATATATGCTTTTTGGAATCGCCTTGCTTTTATTCCTAATCAAAGGGCCTATTATTAGAATGCTAAAAAATTCCTAG
- a CDS encoding alpha-2,3-sialyltransferase has translation MNKRAVVIAGNGPSLAQIDYSLLPRDFDVFRCNQFYFEDKYFLGKKIQAVFFNPGVFFEQYYTLKQLEERGEYCYEEVYSSMMHWAGERDYEELDFKRLYPEVKIAHDEALKCPRLASHFKYQDMYFKKRITSGMLMLFVAAIKGYREIYLAGIDFYETGNYAFEHKSTNANSLIGYEEGVVTEQHSKEVDLEALDLIRDFFDLHIYALCPQSPIASYLSIPFPSPANFFPPKKKEGYICDILIPQVRNPLLKEIPPGIARRILNRLQRYFGFLFPFVTKK, from the coding sequence ATGAATAAAAGGGCTGTAGTCATTGCTGGTAATGGTCCATCACTGGCACAAATAGATTATTCTCTTTTGCCTAGGGATTTTGATGTTTTTCGTTGTAATCAATTTTATTTTGAAGATAAATATTTTTTAGGAAAAAAGATTCAGGCGGTATTCTTTAATCCTGGTGTATTTTTTGAACAGTATTATACGCTTAAGCAATTAGAGGAGCGTGGAGAGTATTGCTATGAGGAAGTCTATAGTAGCATGATGCATTGGGCAGGAGAGAGGGATTATGAGGAACTGGATTTCAAGAGACTCTATCCAGAAGTAAAGATTGCTCATGATGAGGCGCTCAAATGCCCTAGGCTTGCATCACATTTCAAATACCAAGATATGTATTTCAAAAAACGCATCACAAGTGGAATGTTGATGTTATTTGTGGCTGCAATCAAGGGCTATAGAGAAATTTACCTTGCAGGGATTGATTTTTATGAAACAGGGAATTATGCATTTGAGCACAAAAGCACCAATGCAAATTCCTTAATTGGTTATGAGGAGGGTGTTGTGACAGAGCAGCATTCCAAAGAAGTTGATTTAGAAGCATTGGATTTGATTAGAGATTTTTTTGATTTGCACATCTATGCATTATGCCCCCAAAGTCCCATTGCTTCTTATTTGTCTATTCCTTTTCCTTCTCCTGCAAACTTTTTTCCACCAAAGAAAAAGGAGGGTTATATCTGTGATATTCTAATTCCCCAAGTGCGCAATCCTTTGTTAAAGGAAATCCCTCCTGGAATTGCTAGAAGAATTTTAAACAGATTGCAGAGGTATTTTGGCTTTCTTTTCCCATTTGTAACAAAAAAATAA
- a CDS encoding acylneuraminate cytidylyltransferase family protein, with amino-acid sequence MGVIALIPARSGSKGVKDKNIRDFRGLPLLAHSIHAAKQSGICKEIFVCTDSKDYAYIAQKFGANVPFLRSMATAQDSSKTIECVLEALKNYQSLGKSFTTLILLQPTSPLRTAKHIEEAYALYLKHKKAVASVCEIKEHPIFMREMQNDALSPILKTNSTIPRQDLPKIYRINGAIYINPISMLSLETSFNDNPIGYVMEQKDSLDIDCIKDFEEKD; translated from the coding sequence GTGGGAGTGATTGCGCTCATCCCTGCTAGGAGCGGAAGCAAGGGGGTAAAAGACAAAAATATCAGAGATTTTAGAGGCTTGCCCCTGCTTGCTCATAGCATCCATGCTGCAAAGCAAAGTGGAATCTGCAAAGAAATCTTTGTGTGCACAGACAGCAAGGATTATGCATATATCGCACAAAAATTTGGAGCCAATGTGCCATTTTTACGCTCTATGGCCACTGCGCAGGATTCTAGCAAAACCATCGAATGCGTTTTGGAAGCTTTAAAAAACTACCAATCCCTTGGCAAAAGCTTCACAACCCTAATTCTTTTGCAACCCACCTCCCCTCTCCGCACAGCAAAGCACATAGAGGAAGCCTATGCCCTCTATCTCAAACACAAAAAAGCCGTAGCAAGCGTGTGTGAGATAAAAGAACATCCTATTTTTATGCGGGAAATGCAAAATGATGCACTCTCTCCCATCCTAAAGACAAATAGCACAATCCCCCGCCAAGATCTTCCAAAAATCTATCGCATCAATGGAGCAATCTACATCAACCCTATTTCTATGCTTAGTCTTGAAACCAGCTTCAATGATAATCCCATCGGCTATGTCATGGAGCAAAAAGATTCTTTAGATATTGATTGCATAAAAGATTTTGAGGAAAAAGACTAG